In the Lascolabacillus massiliensis genome, one interval contains:
- a CDS encoding bifunctional 4-hydroxy-2-oxoglutarate aldolase/2-dehydro-3-deoxy-phosphogluconate aldolase codes for MAKFSRIKVYQTMEDTGIIPLFYHSDFEIAKHVVDACYKGGVRLFEFTNRGDFAHDLFAKLIRWVDKECPEMILGAGSIVDAPTASLYIQMGANFIVGPMLNPDIFKVCNRRQIAYSPGCATTTEIGLAQELGAEIVKIFPGGDVGGPAYVKNIKGPMPWTKVMATGGVEPTKESITAWFKAGVTCVGIGSKLFPKEVIENGNWEKITQLCRECISIIQQTR; via the coding sequence ATGGCTAAATTTTCCAGAATTAAAGTATATCAGACAATGGAGGATACAGGTATAATACCTCTATTTTACCATTCAGATTTTGAGATCGCGAAACATGTAGTTGATGCATGCTATAAGGGTGGAGTCAGACTGTTTGAATTCACGAACAGAGGTGATTTTGCTCATGATCTATTTGCAAAGTTAATTCGATGGGTAGATAAAGAGTGCCCTGAAATGATACTGGGAGCAGGGTCTATAGTTGATGCCCCTACAGCATCCCTTTACATACAAATGGGGGCAAACTTTATAGTTGGCCCTATGCTCAACCCGGATATATTCAAGGTATGTAACCGCAGACAGATAGCTTACTCCCCTGGATGTGCCACTACAACTGAAATTGGTCTTGCCCAGGAGCTTGGAGCTGAAATTGTGAAGATATTTCCAGGAGGAGATGTTGGTGGACCAGCTTATGTAAAAAATATAAAGGGGCCTATGCCATGGACCAAAGTAATGGCAACAGGTGGAGTGGAACCAACTAAAGAGAGCATTACAGCATGGTTCAAAGCAGGTGTCACCTGTGTTGGAATCGGGTCTAAGCTTTTCCCAAAAGAGGTGATTGAAAATGGTAACTGGGAAAAGATTACTCAATTATGCCGGGAATGCATTTCTATCATACAACAAACCAGATAG
- the uxaC gene encoding glucuronate isomerase, with amino-acid sequence MKNFIHEDFLLQTDTAKYLYHEHAENLGIIDYHCHLNPKEIAENHQFNSITELWLGGDHYKWRLLRANGVDEKYITGDATDWEKFEKWAETIPYTMRNPMYHWTHLELKRVFNIDKLLNTESAREIFDKANEMLKRPEFYARGLMKRFGVEVVCTTDDPLDSLEYHKQIKESGFEIKVLPTWRPDKSMAVENGEVFRKYIEVLSEVSGITINCFNDYLSALKNRHDYFELNGCKLADHGIDNFYSEPCTEEEVNRIFDKIYSAKEILTGEEVLKFKSKMLYENALLNNSKGWVQQFHYGAIRNNNSKMFKLLGPDSGYDSINDVSDVALSLSRFFNSLERVNSLAKSIIYNLNPRDNYLIASMIANFQDGSVPGKIQFGSGWWFLDQKDGMEDQMNILSTQGLLSRFVGMLTDSRSFVSYPRHEYFRRILCNLIGKDVENGLLPSSEMDFLGKMVEGICYYNAKRYFNF; translated from the coding sequence ATGAAAAATTTTATACATGAAGACTTTCTACTCCAAACAGATACTGCCAAGTATTTATATCATGAACATGCTGAGAATCTGGGTATAATCGACTATCACTGTCATCTTAATCCTAAAGAGATTGCAGAGAATCATCAATTCAATAGTATTACAGAGCTTTGGTTGGGGGGTGATCATTATAAATGGAGATTGCTCAGGGCAAATGGTGTTGATGAAAAATATATTACCGGTGATGCAACTGATTGGGAGAAATTTGAAAAATGGGCAGAGACTATTCCTTATACTATGAGGAATCCTATGTATCACTGGACTCACCTGGAACTTAAACGTGTTTTTAATATTGATAAACTATTAAACACTGAATCGGCTCGTGAAATTTTTGATAAAGCAAATGAGATGCTGAAGAGGCCCGAATTTTATGCACGTGGACTTATGAAGAGGTTTGGCGTTGAGGTAGTTTGTACAACTGACGACCCGCTGGATTCACTTGAATATCACAAGCAGATAAAGGAAAGTGGTTTTGAAATTAAGGTTTTACCTACCTGGCGTCCGGATAAATCCATGGCTGTTGAAAATGGTGAGGTCTTTAGAAAATATATAGAAGTATTAAGTGAGGTATCCGGTATAACAATAAATTGTTTTAATGATTATCTCTCAGCACTAAAAAATCGCCATGATTATTTTGAGTTAAACGGTTGCAAGTTAGCTGACCATGGTATTGATAATTTTTATTCTGAGCCATGCACAGAAGAGGAAGTAAACAGGATATTTGATAAGATTTACAGTGCAAAAGAGATTCTTACAGGTGAGGAGGTTCTGAAGTTTAAATCAAAGATGTTATATGAAAATGCACTTCTGAACAATTCTAAAGGGTGGGTGCAGCAGTTTCATTATGGAGCTATCAGGAATAACAACAGTAAGATGTTTAAGCTTTTAGGGCCTGATTCCGGCTACGACTCAATAAATGATGTTAGTGATGTAGCCCTTTCATTATCGCGTTTTTTTAATTCTTTAGAGAGGGTCAACAGTCTTGCCAAATCAATCATATATAATCTGAACCCAAGAGACAACTACCTGATTGCATCAATGATAGCAAACTTTCAAGATGGCTCAGTTCCTGGAAAAATTCAATTTGGCTCAGGCTGGTGGTTTCTTGACCAAAAGGATGGAATGGAAGATCAGATGAATATTCTTTCTACGCAAGGACTGTTAAGTCGCTTTGTAGGGATGTTGACAGATTCACGAAGCTTTGTTTCTTATCCACGTCATGAGTATTTCCGCAGGATTTTATGTAATCTTATAGGAAAAGATGTGGAGAATGGACTGCTGCCTTCTTCCGAGATGGATTTTCTTGGAAAGATGGTTGAGGGGATCTGTTATTACAATGCTAAAAGATATTTCAATTTCTGA
- a CDS encoding sugar kinase, with protein MQKVVTFGEIMLRLATPGYKRFIQSEILISTFGGGEANVAVSLANYGIPVEFVTRLPENDIANWCISDLRKYGVGTRHILRGGERVGIYFLETGAVARPSKVIYDRANSSFAEVEKGMINWKEILKDASWFHWTGITPAISQGAADVCLEAVKTANEMGITVSCDLNYRKNLWRYGKSAAEIMPQLVEGCNIILGNEEDAEKMFGIKPEGFQSEHTGGNIDAEEFESVCRQIMERFPRAKKVIITLRGSINANHNRWGGCLFSDKFYQSKRYDITHIVDRVGGGDSFMGGLIYGLLTYRDDDQKALDFAVAASSLKHTVYGDFNLVSVSEVETLMKGNSSGRVVR; from the coding sequence ATGCAGAAAGTAGTTACATTTGGTGAAATAATGTTACGACTAGCCACCCCGGGATATAAGAGATTCATTCAGTCTGAAATTCTCATTTCAACCTTTGGAGGAGGAGAGGCTAATGTAGCAGTATCACTCGCAAACTATGGTATTCCTGTTGAATTTGTTACCCGTCTGCCCGAGAATGATATTGCCAATTGGTGCATTTCTGACCTTAGAAAATATGGAGTGGGAACCAGGCACATACTTAGAGGAGGTGAAAGAGTGGGGATTTACTTTCTTGAGACAGGAGCAGTAGCACGCCCTTCCAAAGTTATATATGACAGGGCAAACTCCTCCTTTGCAGAAGTAGAGAAAGGAATGATCAACTGGAAAGAGATATTAAAAGATGCATCATGGTTTCATTGGACAGGTATTACACCGGCAATCTCACAAGGTGCCGCCGATGTTTGTCTTGAGGCTGTAAAAACAGCTAATGAGATGGGAATAACTGTCTCTTGCGATCTCAATTACCGTAAAAACCTATGGAGATATGGTAAATCTGCAGCTGAGATTATGCCTCAGCTGGTTGAAGGGTGTAATATAATTCTTGGCAATGAAGAGGATGCTGAGAAAATGTTCGGTATAAAACCAGAAGGATTTCAGTCAGAACATACAGGAGGAAATATAGATGCTGAAGAATTTGAGTCTGTATGCAGACAGATAATGGAAAGATTTCCCCGAGCAAAAAAAGTAATCATTACACTTCGTGGTTCCATAAATGCTAATCACAACAGATGGGGTGGATGCCTCTTTTCAGATAAATTCTATCAATCAAAAAGATATGATATTACACATATCGTAGACAGGGTTGGAGGAGGAGATTCATTTATGGGAGGCCTGATATATGGCTTGCTTACATACAGGGATGATGATCAGAAAGCACTCGACTTTGCAGTTGCTGCTTCATCTCTTAAACATACTGTATATGGTGACTTTAATTTAGTGTCTGTATCTGAGGTGGAAACATTAATGAAGGGTAACAGCTCAGGCAGGGTTGTCAGATAA
- a CDS encoding SDR family oxidoreductase — translation MYELFNIKNRIIAITGGTGVLGASMVEYLAAHGAKVAVLARNKEKGDKLIHRVIADGGDAVFLQTDVTDEKILEHNAQDIVNRYGKVDVLINGAGGNMPGATIGPGSTIFDLKSDDFRKVVDLNLMGTVIPTLVFAKHMVKEKKGNIVNISSASALRPLTRVAGYGAAKAAVTNFTKYLAGELAIKFGEDFRVNALCPGFFITEQNRALLTNSDGSYSDRGNTIIAHTPFRRFGLPEDLLGTLHYLVSDASRFVTGTVAIVDGGFDSFSI, via the coding sequence ATGTACGAATTGTTTAATATAAAAAATAGAATAATTGCTATTACCGGAGGTACCGGTGTATTAGGTGCTTCAATGGTTGAGTATCTCGCGGCTCACGGTGCTAAAGTAGCTGTTTTGGCAAGAAACAAAGAGAAAGGAGATAAGCTGATACATAGAGTTATAGCAGATGGAGGAGATGCTGTTTTTCTTCAGACTGATGTGACGGATGAGAAAATCCTTGAACATAATGCACAGGATATTGTAAACAGATATGGAAAGGTTGATGTATTGATTAATGGTGCCGGAGGTAATATGCCGGGAGCTACAATTGGACCGGGAAGTACAATATTTGACCTGAAAAGTGATGATTTCAGGAAGGTTGTGGATCTTAACCTTATGGGTACTGTAATCCCTACTCTTGTATTTGCAAAACATATGGTAAAGGAGAAAAAGGGAAATATAGTAAATATCTCGTCAGCTTCTGCATTGCGGCCTCTTACTCGTGTAGCTGGTTATGGTGCTGCTAAAGCAGCTGTTACTAATTTTACAAAATATTTAGCAGGAGAGCTTGCAATAAAATTTGGTGAAGATTTTAGGGTAAATGCCTTGTGTCCCGGATTCTTTATTACAGAACAAAACAGAGCGCTTCTGACCAATTCTGATGGATCTTACTCCGATAGAGGAAATACCATTATTGCTCATACACCATTCCGCAGATTTGGTCTGCCCGAAGATCTCCTTGGAACACTTCACTATCTTGTAAGTGATGCTTCCAGATTTGTGACAGGAACGGTAGCAATAGTAGATGGAGGATTTGATTCTTTTAGTATCTGA
- a CDS encoding gluconate 5-dehydrogenase, with the protein MDIFSLKNKVALVTGAAHGIGFQMAVALANAGAKIAFNSSNESSMKKGIEEYHKLGIDAFGFVCDVRDEFAVNNMIDVIIREIGEIDILVNNAGIIKRIPAVDMKVEEFKEVIDVDLVAPFILSKAVAPAMIKRGGGKIINICSLMSELGRETVSAYAAAKGGLKMLTRTLAAEWGKYNIQVNGIGPGYIATSQTAPLREKQADGSPHPFDSFIISKTPAERWGIPEDLSGPAIFLASRASDFVNGHILYVDGGILAYIGRQP; encoded by the coding sequence ATGGATATTTTTTCTTTAAAGAATAAAGTTGCCCTTGTCACTGGTGCTGCCCATGGGATTGGTTTTCAAATGGCGGTTGCACTTGCCAATGCAGGAGCAAAGATTGCATTCAACAGCTCAAATGAATCTTCTATGAAAAAGGGAATTGAGGAATATCACAAACTTGGAATAGATGCATTTGGATTTGTTTGTGATGTTAGAGATGAGTTTGCTGTTAATAATATGATTGATGTCATAATCAGAGAAATTGGCGAGATAGACATTTTAGTGAATAATGCCGGAATAATTAAACGCATACCTGCTGTAGATATGAAAGTGGAGGAGTTCAAAGAGGTAATTGATGTTGATCTTGTTGCCCCCTTTATCTTATCAAAAGCAGTTGCTCCTGCAATGATAAAACGTGGGGGAGGTAAAATAATTAATATTTGCTCATTAATGAGTGAACTGGGCAGAGAAACTGTATCTGCGTATGCAGCTGCAAAAGGAGGCTTGAAAATGCTCACAAGAACACTTGCAGCTGAATGGGGAAAATATAATATACAGGTAAATGGAATTGGTCCAGGCTACATTGCTACATCACAAACAGCACCACTTAGAGAAAAACAGGCAGATGGTAGTCCCCACCCTTTCGACTCATTTATAATCTCAAAAACACCTGCAGAGAGATGGGGTATACCTGAAGATCTTTCAGGTCCGGCAATTTTTCTGGCTTCCAGGGCATCTGACTTTGTTAATGGCCACATATTATATGTCGATGGCGGTATTCTAGCTTATATAGGAAGACAACCTTAA
- a CDS encoding DUF4861 family protein: MRTVLLIILIAIISGCTTGHNKIDVVIKNPSPFDRDNEITEIEWNRVQEILSIKEGERVIVTDINKKQVIYQLIINGRSNIESIIFPVSVKAEGESVYTISKGQPEQFEPLVYGRLVPERKDDFAWENNRTAFRIYGPALKSTGEISNGMDFWAKKTEELIIDKWYKNDLSNIASYHTDNGEGLDFYKVGRTLGLGMTAPFFNDTLCLGDNFINYEILDNGPLRITFRLTYEPYFAGNNEIVETRVISLDAYSYFNRVTNIFYTNSEIIDLATGIVIPEENPEMVESDAIYGDNKGIIAYETPSDSINGTIYTAAINPERFDVIKVSNGHYLGINSYKPGDEYSYYAGGGWSKAGFNSFEKWKEFLKRQKEIIDNPLITQIK; encoded by the coding sequence ATGAGAACAGTATTACTTATAATCTTAATAGCAATTATCTCAGGTTGCACAACGGGACATAATAAGATTGATGTTGTAATTAAAAATCCGAGTCCATTTGACAGAGATAATGAGATTACAGAGATCGAATGGAATAGGGTTCAGGAAATACTATCCATAAAAGAGGGAGAGAGAGTAATTGTTACAGACATAAACAAAAAACAGGTAATATATCAGCTGATTATAAATGGCAGAAGTAATATTGAGTCGATTATTTTTCCTGTATCCGTAAAAGCAGAAGGGGAATCGGTTTATACTATTTCCAAGGGTCAGCCGGAACAGTTTGAGCCACTTGTATATGGCAGATTAGTACCGGAGAGAAAAGATGATTTTGCATGGGAGAATAACCGTACTGCATTCAGGATATACGGTCCGGCACTCAAGTCTACAGGCGAAATTAGCAATGGAATGGATTTCTGGGCAAAAAAGACTGAAGAACTGATAATTGATAAGTGGTATAAGAATGATTTGTCAAATATAGCTTCATATCATACTGATAATGGAGAAGGACTGGACTTCTATAAGGTGGGCAGGACGCTGGGTCTTGGAATGACTGCTCCATTTTTTAATGATACTCTCTGTTTAGGTGATAATTTTATTAATTATGAAATACTGGATAATGGACCATTAAGGATCACTTTCAGATTGACATACGAACCCTATTTTGCAGGAAACAATGAGATAGTGGAGACCCGTGTAATTTCTCTGGATGCTTACTCTTATTTTAACAGAGTAACCAATATTTTCTATACCAACAGTGAAATTATAGATCTGGCAACCGGAATAGTTATTCCTGAGGAGAACCCTGAAATGGTTGAATCAGATGCAATTTATGGAGACAATAAAGGTATTATTGCTTATGAAACTCCCTCAGATTCAATAAACGGAACAATTTACACCGCTGCTATCAATCCTGAAAGGTTTGATGTTATTAAAGTCTCAAATGGCCACTACCTGGGTATAAATAGTTATAAGCCTGGAGATGAATACAGTTATTATGCCGGAGGAGGGTGGAGTAAAGCAGGATTCAATAGCTTTGAAAAATGGAAGGAGTTTCTGAAAAGACAGAAAGAGATAATCGATAACCCTCTCATAACACAGATCAAGTAA
- a CDS encoding substrate-binding domain-containing protein has product MEKKIRIKDIAKMAGVSAGTVDRVLHNRGNVSDDARKAVEKVLEQVDYKPNMHVSSLSLKRKYRIVVTTPQFSEGAYWESIHNGIRNALEEYENIKVDLHVYTYNQYDIYSCRNVFEKISSFDMDALIIGPTFKEETIELCNELDERSIPYIFVDSTIEETSPLAFFSADHYKVGRLIAHLITSIIPEEANIGLLQAVRTGDCSANTTILRKKGFTDYLYEGKKNNQVITIPFSVAQPEENEKHLSSFFKNHENVGGIVVMNSKGSIVSEYLANNGIENVKVICMDVTIPNSAALKNGKIDFLIGQGPEYQGFYAMKTLLEYLIFRKSVTLENYMQLDIITKETIEYYKRFNNLLR; this is encoded by the coding sequence ATGGAAAAGAAAATCCGTATAAAAGATATTGCAAAGATGGCAGGTGTCTCAGCCGGAACGGTTGACAGGGTACTACATAATAGGGGGAACGTCTCGGACGATGCCCGCAAGGCAGTTGAAAAAGTTCTTGAGCAGGTTGACTATAAACCCAACATGCATGTATCTTCACTATCTCTTAAAAGAAAATACAGAATAGTTGTTACAACCCCCCAGTTCTCTGAAGGTGCATACTGGGAAAGTATACACAATGGCATACGTAACGCTCTTGAAGAGTATGAGAATATCAAGGTAGATCTCCATGTTTATACATACAATCAGTATGACATTTATTCTTGCAGGAATGTCTTCGAAAAGATTTCCAGTTTTGATATGGATGCATTAATAATTGGACCTACTTTTAAAGAAGAGACCATAGAGTTGTGTAATGAATTAGATGAGAGGAGCATACCTTATATTTTCGTTGACTCAACAATAGAAGAGACTTCACCACTGGCATTCTTTTCTGCAGATCATTATAAGGTGGGAAGACTCATAGCTCATCTTATTACATCAATTATACCAGAAGAGGCAAATATTGGACTTTTACAGGCTGTAAGAACCGGTGACTGCAGTGCTAATACCACCATCCTAAGAAAAAAAGGTTTTACTGATTATCTCTATGAAGGTAAAAAGAATAATCAGGTTATAACAATACCTTTTTCGGTTGCACAACCGGAAGAAAATGAAAAACATCTGTCAAGCTTCTTTAAAAATCATGAAAATGTAGGTGGTATCGTAGTTATGAACTCAAAAGGCAGCATTGTTTCTGAATATCTGGCAAATAATGGTATAGAGAATGTAAAGGTAATTTGCATGGATGTGACTATCCCAAATAGTGCTGCCCTTAAAAATGGAAAAATCGATTTCCTTATCGGTCAAGGCCCGGAATATCAGGGATTTTATGCAATGAAAACATTGCTTGAATATCTGATTTTCAGGAAAAGTGTTACTTTAGAAAATTATATGCAGCTTGATATCATTACTAAGGAAACCATAGAATATTATAAAAGATTCAACAATTTACTTCGCTGA
- a CDS encoding MFS transporter, which produces MNKLHERTKMTNQRWTICLMLFLATTINYLDRQVLSLTWADFIAPEFHWTNSDYGTVAGLFSLFYAISMLFAGKFVDRLDTKKGYLWAIGVWSVGAVIHAFCGLVTSGIVAGSWTTSFAGAREAISAVGDVSLVVSVSVTLFIFARLVLAIGEAGNFPAAIKATAEYFPKKDRAYATSLFNAGAQIGALVAPLTIPFIAKAWGWEMAFIVIGALGFVWMGCWVFIYEKPERNKRVNSAELAYINQDDEIDGVSSTSIDSNAGKKVTFRQAFRHRQTWSFAIGKFLTDGVWWFLLFWIPAYLKSVYNLDSTQSAPHVFLVYAISMISIFTAGFFPAYFMRKKKMDPYLGRMKAMLLFAMFPILILFAQPLGQISVWLPVIIIGIAAAAHQSWSANIFTTVSDMFPKYAVGTITGIGGMAGGLGSYLINQGSGILFDFTANTNLKFMGFEGIESGYFIIFMICAFAYLIGWSIMKTLVPKYQLITEM; this is translated from the coding sequence ATGAATAAACTACACGAGAGAACAAAAATGACCAATCAACGCTGGACAATATGTCTTATGTTGTTTTTGGCTACAACTATCAACTATCTTGACAGACAGGTTTTGTCACTTACATGGGCCGACTTTATTGCTCCTGAGTTTCACTGGACAAACAGCGACTATGGAACGGTGGCTGGTCTGTTTTCACTTTTCTATGCTATCTCAATGCTATTTGCCGGGAAGTTTGTAGACCGACTGGATACAAAAAAAGGTTATCTGTGGGCTATTGGTGTATGGTCGGTAGGTGCCGTAATTCATGCATTCTGCGGACTAGTTACTTCCGGCATAGTTGCCGGCAGTTGGACAACAAGTTTTGCAGGTGCCCGTGAAGCAATATCTGCTGTTGGTGATGTTTCTCTTGTTGTATCAGTAAGTGTGACTCTTTTTATATTTGCCCGACTTGTTCTAGCTATAGGTGAGGCGGGAAACTTCCCGGCAGCAATTAAGGCTACAGCTGAGTATTTCCCTAAAAAAGACAGGGCATATGCAACTAGTCTGTTTAATGCAGGAGCCCAAATTGGCGCTTTAGTTGCACCATTGACCATTCCTTTCATAGCAAAAGCTTGGGGATGGGAAATGGCTTTTATTGTTATTGGAGCTCTTGGTTTTGTTTGGATGGGATGCTGGGTATTTATCTATGAAAAACCGGAAAGAAATAAAAGGGTAAATAGTGCTGAATTGGCATATATAAATCAGGATGATGAGATAGACGGAGTATCATCAACCTCAATAGACTCCAATGCAGGGAAGAAAGTTACTTTCAGGCAAGCTTTCAGACACAGGCAAACATGGTCCTTTGCTATTGGTAAGTTCCTGACCGACGGTGTATGGTGGTTTCTACTGTTTTGGATACCTGCCTACCTGAAATCAGTATATAACCTGGACTCAACACAAAGTGCCCCTCATGTATTCCTTGTGTATGCTATTTCCATGATATCTATATTTACTGCAGGATTCTTCCCGGCATATTTCATGAGAAAAAAGAAAATGGATCCATATCTAGGAAGAATGAAAGCCATGCTGCTATTTGCCATGTTCCCAATACTAATCCTATTTGCTCAGCCATTAGGACAGATATCGGTATGGCTTCCTGTAATAATAATAGGTATTGCAGCTGCTGCACATCAGTCGTGGTCAGCAAATATTTTCACTACAGTAAGTGATATGTTCCCGAAATATGCAGTAGGAACAATAACCGGAATTGGAGGAATGGCAGGTGGACTTGGATCTTATTTGATTAACCAGGGATCGGGCATACTGTTTGATTTTACAGCAAACACAAATCTAAAGTTTATGGGATTTGAGGGTATTGAATCAGGTTACTTCATTATTTTCATGATTTGCGCATTTGCCTATCTGATTGGCTGGAGCATAATGAAAACATTAGTACCTAAATATCAGCTTATCACCGAAATGTAA
- a CDS encoding NAD(P)-dependent oxidoreductase translates to MFKKIVAIEPVGLIPSAEEKLKLFAEEVIMHTNIPEDDADIAHRIGDADAVLLSYTTQLSRSAMEKCPNIKYIGMCNSLYSPESANVDISYANSRGITVTGIRDYGDEGVVEYVISELVRCLHGFGQSPWDGVAREITGLKAGIVGLGKSGGMIADALHFFGTDISYYSRSEKDDAKAKGYRYLTLDELLAESEVICCCLNKNTILMHAEQFTKMGDRKILFNTGLSPAWDEEPFLKWLEGDNLCYCDTVGALGGEHLLNHPKTRCMEVSSGRTVQAFDRLSEKVLDNLSEFTGINI, encoded by the coding sequence ATGTTTAAAAAAATAGTTGCCATAGAGCCTGTTGGATTAATTCCGTCAGCGGAGGAGAAGTTGAAATTATTTGCAGAAGAGGTTATTATGCACACCAATATCCCGGAGGATGACGCAGATATTGCACACCGAATAGGAGATGCCGATGCTGTATTACTAAGCTATACGACACAACTCAGCCGGTCAGCAATGGAAAAATGCCCTAATATTAAATATATAGGAATGTGCAACTCTCTATACTCTCCGGAAAGCGCCAATGTTGATATTTCTTATGCAAATAGCAGAGGAATAACTGTAACAGGAATAAGAGACTACGGTGACGAAGGAGTGGTTGAATATGTAATAAGTGAACTCGTACGCTGCCTTCATGGTTTTGGCCAGTCCCCCTGGGATGGTGTTGCCAGAGAAATAACAGGGCTTAAAGCAGGTATAGTTGGACTTGGCAAATCAGGAGGTATGATAGCCGATGCTTTACATTTTTTTGGTACAGATATTAGTTACTATTCAAGAAGTGAGAAAGATGATGCAAAAGCTAAGGGGTATCGTTATCTTACACTAGACGAACTGCTGGCAGAGAGTGAAGTAATCTGCTGTTGTCTAAATAAAAACACTATCCTGATGCATGCCGAACAGTTTACAAAAATGGGAGACAGAAAGATTCTGTTTAATACAGGACTCTCACCCGCATGGGATGAAGAACCATTTTTAAAATGGCTTGAAGGTGATAATTTATGCTATTGTGACACTGTTGGTGCATTAGGTGGTGAGCATCTGTTAAATCACCCCAAAACAAGGTGTATGGAGGTTTCTTCCGGCAGAACAGTGCAGGCATTTGACCGATTAAGCGAGAAGGTGTTAGATAACCTTTCGGAATTTACAGGGATAAATATTTGA
- the kduI gene encoding 5-dehydro-4-deoxy-D-glucuronate isomerase has translation MKTNYQLRYAAHPSDAKSYDTERLRKEFLIENLFKADEVNMVYSMHDRLVVGGAMPVKENLQLESIDPLKQPIFLRNREIGIFNVGGKGKIKVGDTSYELDYKEALYLGAGDREVYFESIDPSTPAKYYFNSATAHRNWPDKKVTRADAEVAELGSLETANHRIINKMIVNQVLPTCQLQMGMTELAPGSVWNTMPAHTHSRRMEAYFYFEVPEGQAVCHFMGEPQETRHIWMKGDQAVISPEWSIHSGAATSNYTFIWGMAGENLDYGDQDFSKITDLK, from the coding sequence ATGAAAACAAATTATCAACTACGGTATGCAGCACATCCTTCAGATGCAAAATCTTATGATACTGAAAGATTAAGAAAAGAGTTTTTAATCGAAAACCTATTTAAAGCTGACGAAGTAAATATGGTATATTCAATGCATGACCGTCTTGTAGTAGGAGGAGCAATGCCAGTGAAAGAAAATCTGCAACTTGAATCGATAGATCCACTCAAGCAACCAATATTCCTGCGTAATCGTGAAATAGGCATCTTTAATGTTGGAGGAAAAGGAAAAATTAAAGTCGGTGACACATCTTATGAACTGGATTATAAAGAAGCACTTTATCTAGGAGCTGGTGACAGAGAAGTATATTTTGAGAGCATCGATCCTTCCACTCCTGCTAAGTACTACTTCAACTCAGCCACAGCTCATCGTAATTGGCCTGACAAAAAAGTCACCAGGGCAGATGCTGAAGTTGCAGAATTGGGGTCGCTTGAGACCGCTAATCATAGAATTATAAATAAGATGATAGTTAATCAGGTATTGCCAACATGCCAGCTTCAGATGGGGATGACTGAACTTGCACCCGGAAGTGTTTGGAATACTATGCCTGCTCATACACATTCGCGCAGAATGGAAGCCTACTTCTATTTTGAGGTACCTGAAGGTCAGGCTGTATGTCATTTCATGGGCGAGCCGCAGGAAACCAGGCATATCTGGATGAAAGGTGATCAGGCTGTTATTTCTCCTGAATGGTCTATTCACTCAGGGGCAGCAACATCTAACTATACATTTATCTGGGGTATGGCGGGAGAAAATCTGGACTATGGAGATCAGGATTTCTCAAAAATCACAGATCTTAAATAA